Proteins encoded within one genomic window of Amycolatopsis sp. 2-15:
- a CDS encoding dioxygenase, translating into MDFSWETATSAVIDSFRDTPDRRLREIMESAVRHLHDFVREVKPTMAEWNAAVEFVTALGKTCTDTRQEVILFSDVLGVSMMVETLNGQQEGTESTVLGPFHLTESPARALGDSIDLMNGPDQCVVSGRVLGSDGTPLPGAEIDVWQCNEEGFYDVQQPDVQPAGNGRGLFHADAEGRYWFRSVVPSHYPIPTDGPVGVLLEKANRHPFRPAHVHFIVRAEGHEEVTTHAFVRNSPYVESDAVFAVKRSLLTDFAVKRDEATAKRFGVAAPFTHAEVDFVLQRKP; encoded by the coding sequence ATGGACTTCTCCTGGGAGACGGCGACTTCGGCGGTGATCGACAGCTTTCGGGACACTCCTGACCGCCGGTTGCGGGAGATCATGGAGAGCGCGGTGCGGCACCTGCACGACTTCGTGCGCGAGGTGAAGCCGACCATGGCGGAGTGGAACGCCGCGGTCGAATTCGTTACCGCGCTGGGAAAGACGTGCACCGACACCCGGCAAGAGGTCATCCTGTTCTCGGACGTGCTCGGGGTGTCGATGATGGTGGAGACGCTCAACGGCCAGCAGGAAGGAACCGAAAGCACGGTCCTCGGGCCGTTTCATCTGACCGAGTCGCCCGCTCGTGCGCTGGGCGACTCGATCGATCTGATGAACGGCCCCGATCAGTGTGTGGTGTCCGGCCGTGTCCTCGGCAGCGACGGCACTCCGCTCCCCGGCGCGGAGATCGATGTCTGGCAGTGCAACGAGGAGGGGTTCTACGACGTCCAGCAGCCGGACGTGCAGCCCGCCGGGAACGGGCGGGGCCTCTTCCACGCGGACGCCGAAGGGCGGTACTGGTTCCGTTCGGTGGTCCCGAGCCACTATCCGATTCCGACCGACGGTCCGGTGGGCGTGCTGCTGGAGAAGGCGAACCGCCATCCGTTCCGGCCCGCGCACGTCCACTTCATCGTCCGGGCCGAAGGCCACGAAGAAGTCACCACGCACGCGTTCGTCAGGAACAGCCCCTACGTCGAGTCCGACGCCGTGTTCGCGGTGAAACGCAGTCTGCTCACCGATTTCGCGGTGAAGCGCGACGAAGCGACCGCGAAGCGGTTCGGCGTGGCCGCGCCCTTCACCCACGCCGAGGTCGACTTCGTGCTGCAGAGGAAGCCGTGA
- a CDS encoding flavin reductase family protein: MDARTVPPDGPAHSGPGEPPATGVSVEELKAAFRNHPAGVAVITADAGDGPVAMTSSSVASVSADPPLIMFSASARSSSTPTILRAKTVVIHLLAAEQLSLAKLAATSGVDRFDGTIPWSRLPTGEPHYHGVPVRIRARVVSTVAAGSSTVVVAQALQADLSVTAQARGALVYHDRAWHELSGRSRVA; this comes from the coding sequence ATGGACGCACGAACTGTGCCGCCGGACGGGCCCGCGCACTCCGGTCCCGGCGAACCGCCGGCGACCGGGGTGTCGGTCGAGGAGCTGAAAGCGGCCTTCCGCAACCATCCGGCCGGGGTCGCGGTCATCACCGCCGACGCGGGTGACGGGCCGGTCGCGATGACTTCGAGCTCGGTCGCGTCGGTGAGTGCCGACCCGCCCCTGATCATGTTTTCGGCGTCTGCCCGGTCCTCCAGCACGCCCACGATCCTGCGGGCGAAGACGGTGGTGATCCACCTGCTGGCCGCGGAGCAGCTCAGCCTCGCGAAACTCGCGGCCACCAGCGGGGTGGACCGGTTCGACGGCACGATCCCGTGGAGCCGCCTGCCCACCGGCGAGCCGCACTACCACGGCGTTCCGGTGCGGATCAGGGCTCGCGTTGTGAGCACCGTGGCGGCGGGAAGCTCCACGGTCGTCGTGGCGCAGGCTCTCCAGGCCGACCTCTCGGTCACGGCACAGGCACGAGGAGCGCTCGTGTACCACGACCGTGCGTGGCACGAGCTGAGCGGTCGCTCTCGCGTGGCTTGA
- a CDS encoding cytochrome c biogenesis protein CcdA, with amino-acid sequence MLIGLVGGLITGISPCVLPVLPVLFMTGGASGVVAAPTRRRPFLIVAGLALSFSLVTLLGTLVLAALHLPGDVLRWAGLVVLVVLGVAMMFPRVQDLLERPFVRLGRKSVPGDRGAFVLGLALGTVYVPCAGPVLAAITVAGATHTIGASTVALTIAFAVGTAIPLLFFAMAGNRVAERVKAFRDRQRQVRIAAGIVVIGLAVALTFNVTDALQRAIPDYTAGLNQALGADKVGGGLQACDPSDELQDCGTAPQLVGINQWLNTPGGKPAALQGKFVLYDFWAYSCINCQRAIPHVEAWYQRYHDAGLEIVGVHTPEYAFEHVPANVAAGAARQHITYPVAIDNDYATWNAFKNESWPAEYLADATGHVRHVSIGEGDYDGTESLIRELLTTANPAQTLPPRTDVADDTPTNPLQSPETYLGSERGGAGGAPVDLQGKWTTTPEYLTAGDDASLTLTYDASTVYLDVGGTGTVTVTAGGVTKTIPVSGSPDIHAVVQTPTPQQGTVTLKLSPGLQAYSFTFG; translated from the coding sequence GTGCTGATCGGCCTGGTGGGCGGGCTGATCACCGGCATTTCGCCCTGCGTTCTCCCGGTTCTGCCGGTGTTGTTCATGACGGGCGGGGCGAGCGGCGTGGTGGCCGCACCCACGCGTCGCCGGCCGTTCCTCATCGTCGCGGGGCTGGCGTTGAGCTTCAGCCTCGTCACGCTGCTGGGCACGCTCGTGCTGGCGGCGCTGCACCTGCCCGGCGACGTGCTGCGCTGGGCGGGGCTCGTGGTGCTGGTGGTGCTCGGCGTCGCGATGATGTTCCCGCGCGTGCAAGACCTCCTGGAACGCCCGTTTGTCCGCCTGGGCCGCAAATCCGTGCCCGGCGACCGCGGTGCGTTCGTGCTCGGGCTTGCGCTCGGCACCGTCTACGTGCCGTGCGCGGGGCCGGTGCTCGCGGCCATCACCGTGGCCGGCGCGACGCACACGATCGGCGCGTCGACGGTCGCGCTCACCATCGCGTTCGCCGTCGGCACGGCGATTCCGCTGCTGTTCTTCGCGATGGCCGGCAACCGCGTCGCCGAGCGGGTGAAGGCGTTCCGCGACCGGCAGCGGCAGGTCCGCATCGCCGCGGGGATCGTGGTGATCGGCCTGGCCGTCGCGCTCACGTTCAACGTCACCGACGCGCTGCAGCGCGCCATCCCCGACTACACCGCGGGGCTGAACCAGGCCCTCGGCGCGGACAAGGTGGGCGGCGGCCTGCAGGCGTGCGACCCGTCCGACGAGCTGCAGGACTGCGGTACCGCGCCCCAGCTGGTCGGGATCAACCAGTGGCTGAACACGCCCGGCGGGAAACCGGCGGCGCTGCAAGGGAAATTCGTGCTCTACGACTTCTGGGCCTACTCGTGCATCAACTGCCAGCGCGCCATCCCGCACGTCGAGGCGTGGTACCAGCGCTACCACGACGCGGGCCTGGAGATCGTCGGCGTCCACACGCCGGAGTACGCGTTCGAGCACGTGCCCGCCAACGTCGCGGCCGGCGCCGCCCGCCAGCACATCACCTATCCCGTGGCGATCGACAACGACTACGCCACCTGGAACGCGTTCAAGAACGAGTCCTGGCCCGCCGAGTACCTCGCCGACGCCACCGGGCACGTCCGCCACGTCTCCATCGGCGAGGGTGACTACGACGGCACCGAGTCGCTCATCCGCGAACTGCTGACCACCGCCAACCCGGCCCAGACGCTGCCCCCGCGCACCGACGTCGCCGACGACACCCCCACGAACCCGTTGCAGAGCCCGGAAACCTATCTCGGATCCGAGCGCGGCGGCGCCGGCGGCGCCCCCGTCGACCTCCAGGGCAAGTGGACCACGACCCCCGAATACCTCACCGCCGGCGACGACGCCTCCCTCACGCTCACCTACGACGCCTCCACGGTCTACCTCGACGTCGGTGGCACGGGCACCGTCACGGTGACCGCCGGCGGTGTCACGAAGACGATCCCGGTCTCCGGCAGCCCGGACATCCACGCCGTCGTCCAGACCCCGACGCCCCAACAGGGCACGGTGACGCTGAAGCTGAGCCCGGGCCTTCAGGCGTACTCGTTCACGTTCGGCTGA
- a CDS encoding maleylacetate reductase, whose protein sequence is MRVVFGAGRVAELPAEADRFGLDRLVVVGTPGRAEDVKLVSTLLGRRVAGHFEDARMHVPASVVRAACEEVGRLGADGCVAIGGGSVIGLGKAVARRTGLPVIVVPTTYSGSEMTPIWGITEDGRKRTGRDIGVLPRSVVYDPELTRRLPPRVSGLSGLNAIAHAMEALYAPDASPVTSLMAEEGTRALATALPILIDEPGDLPARTLALRGSWLCGLCLGQTTMSLHHKLCHILGGTFDLPHAETHSILMPYVAAFNLPAAPAADAAMSRALGVAAPASELARLGALAGAAPSLGELGLAESDLDEVMRQVFSQPYANPRRLWPDEVRGLLLAALRGTPVQASG, encoded by the coding sequence GTGCGCGTGGTGTTCGGTGCGGGCCGGGTGGCCGAGCTGCCGGCCGAGGCGGATCGGTTCGGCCTTGACCGCCTCGTCGTCGTCGGCACGCCCGGACGTGCCGAGGACGTGAAGCTGGTGTCCACGCTCCTTGGGCGCCGGGTCGCCGGACACTTCGAAGACGCCCGCATGCACGTCCCGGCATCGGTGGTGCGGGCGGCGTGCGAGGAGGTCGGCCGCCTCGGCGCGGACGGTTGCGTCGCGATCGGCGGCGGCTCCGTCATCGGGCTGGGCAAGGCCGTCGCCCGACGGACCGGTTTACCCGTGATCGTGGTCCCGACCACGTACTCGGGCTCGGAGATGACCCCGATCTGGGGAATCACCGAAGACGGCCGGAAACGCACCGGACGCGACATCGGGGTTCTGCCGCGCAGCGTCGTCTACGACCCGGAGCTGACGCGGCGGCTGCCGCCGCGAGTATCGGGACTCAGCGGCCTCAACGCCATCGCGCACGCGATGGAGGCCCTGTATGCCCCGGACGCGTCGCCGGTCACGTCACTGATGGCCGAGGAGGGCACCCGAGCCCTAGCGACAGCGCTGCCGATCCTGATCGACGAACCGGGCGATCTCCCCGCACGCACGCTGGCGCTTCGCGGCTCCTGGCTGTGCGGCCTCTGCCTGGGCCAGACCACGATGTCGCTGCACCACAAGCTGTGTCACATCCTCGGCGGCACCTTCGACCTGCCGCACGCGGAAACCCACAGCATCCTGATGCCGTACGTGGCCGCATTCAATCTGCCGGCCGCGCCGGCGGCCGATGCCGCGATGTCCCGCGCCCTCGGCGTGGCGGCGCCCGCATCGGAACTGGCACGCCTCGGCGCGCTCGCCGGCGCCGCCCCGTCACTGGGCGAGCTGGGACTCGCGGAAAGCGACCTCGACGAAGTGATGCGGCAGGTCTTCTCGCAGCCGTACGCGAACCCGCGCCGGCTGTGGCCGGATGAGGTCCGCGGCCTCTTGCTCGCAGCGCTGAGGGGCACGCCAGTCCAGGCTTCAGGATGA
- a CDS encoding antibiotic biosynthesis monooxygenase family protein, whose product MVVEQAYLRIAGGRESDFEEAFRAARSLLAQAQGCTSVELFRDAEHRSTYLLRVGWERLEDHLVAFPASDAGKRFAEHVAGFFADEPEVRHFESTDRSVRGAA is encoded by the coding sequence ATGGTGGTGGAGCAGGCTTACCTGCGGATCGCCGGCGGACGCGAGAGCGACTTCGAAGAGGCGTTCCGCGCAGCCAGGTCCCTGCTCGCGCAAGCGCAGGGCTGCACGAGCGTGGAACTCTTCCGCGACGCGGAGCATCGCTCGACGTATCTGCTCCGCGTCGGCTGGGAGCGGCTCGAGGACCACCTGGTGGCTTTTCCCGCGAGCGACGCGGGCAAACGGTTCGCCGAACACGTCGCGGGCTTCTTCGCCGACGAGCCCGAGGTCCGCCACTTCGAGAGCACCGACCGTTCCGTTCGGGGCGCGGCCTGA
- a CDS encoding alpha/beta fold hydrolase, with protein sequence MSSDPTVVLAHGAWADGSSWSKVIDQLEQTGVRVLAASLPLTTLAGDTEALDRALEHVGGPVVLVGHAYAGGVLGGVTAPNVKALVYVAALAPDEGETVGDVFGRGTPHPQAPALAPDSHGLIWLPDEAFAAAFAPNATAEEQVRLRALQRPISGACITVPVNRPRWRGVPSWYLVTEQDRMIPAENQRFMAERMGAEIRVHDVDHTPSVTAPGVVSDLLREVVAKVKANQA encoded by the coding sequence ATGTCTTCCGACCCCACCGTTGTACTGGCCCACGGCGCTTGGGCCGACGGTTCCAGCTGGAGCAAGGTGATCGACCAGCTTGAACAAACCGGCGTGCGGGTTCTCGCGGCGTCGTTGCCGCTCACGACGTTGGCCGGCGACACAGAAGCGCTGGACCGCGCACTGGAGCACGTGGGCGGCCCGGTCGTGCTGGTCGGGCACGCTTACGCCGGCGGTGTCCTCGGCGGGGTGACGGCGCCGAACGTCAAAGCTCTGGTCTACGTCGCCGCGCTGGCCCCGGACGAAGGCGAGACCGTCGGCGACGTCTTCGGCCGAGGCACGCCCCATCCGCAAGCCCCGGCGCTGGCCCCCGATTCACACGGCTTGATCTGGCTGCCCGACGAAGCCTTCGCCGCCGCCTTCGCGCCGAACGCCACGGCCGAAGAACAGGTGCGCCTGCGGGCGTTGCAGCGGCCGATTTCCGGCGCCTGCATCACGGTCCCGGTGAACCGGCCACGGTGGCGCGGCGTGCCCTCGTGGTACTTGGTCACCGAACAGGACCGCATGATCCCGGCCGAAAACCAGCGGTTCATGGCCGAGCGCATGGGCGCCGAGATCCGCGTGCACGACGTCGACCACACGCCATCGGTGACGGCCCCCGGCGTGGTTTCCGACCTGCTCCGCGAAGTGGTCGCGAAGGTCAAGGCGAACCAGGCGTAG
- a CDS encoding peroxiredoxin-like family protein — translation MTTINTTIAERVEVLQAGMAGQLPADVATAFGDEQAGLVAAGMPAGVLSAGAAMPDGDLLDAHGTATTLAAARAGKPAVVVTYRGAWCPFCNVALRAYQEQLVPALAGRGVELVAVSPQKPDGSLTMAEKNELTFTVLSDPGNQIAAGLGVLTAPTDEVRAAQQSLGLDLADLNADGTRGIPMPTVVLVDAEGTIRWIDVHPDYTTRTETSAIVAALELL, via the coding sequence GTGACGACCATCAACACCACCATCGCCGAGCGGGTCGAGGTACTCCAGGCGGGCATGGCCGGGCAGCTGCCGGCCGACGTCGCGACGGCGTTCGGCGATGAGCAGGCCGGGCTCGTCGCGGCCGGCATGCCCGCGGGCGTGCTGTCCGCCGGCGCGGCGATGCCCGACGGCGACCTGCTCGACGCGCACGGCACCGCCACCACGCTGGCCGCGGCGCGCGCCGGCAAGCCTGCCGTCGTCGTGACCTACCGGGGCGCCTGGTGCCCGTTCTGCAACGTCGCGCTGCGCGCCTACCAGGAGCAGCTCGTGCCCGCGCTCGCCGGCCGCGGCGTCGAGCTCGTGGCCGTCAGCCCGCAGAAGCCGGACGGCTCGCTGACCATGGCGGAGAAGAACGAGCTCACCTTCACGGTGCTGTCCGACCCGGGCAACCAGATCGCCGCGGGCCTGGGCGTGCTCACCGCCCCGACCGACGAGGTCCGCGCCGCGCAGCAGTCCCTGGGCCTCGACCTGGCCGACCTCAACGCCGACGGCACCCGCGGCATCCCGATGCCCACCGTCGTCCTGGTCGACGCCGAGGGCACCATCCGCTGGATCGACGTCCACCCCGACTACACCACGCGCACCGAGACGTCGGCGATCGTCGCGGCTCTCGAACTGCTCTGA
- a CDS encoding TetR/AcrR family transcriptional regulator yields the protein MSETAAAATTRLTARGLATRERIVTAAAQLMFERGVAGTSTPDVRDAAGVSSSQIYHYFADKGALTRAVIELQTTRIIGGQSELLSRLDSFAALRAWRDAIVGIQHDLQCQGGCPLATLSGELAEHDAAARAAIARSFTLWAEAIRNGLQHMIEHGVLREDADAHHLSLAILAALQGGLVLAQAQRNTEGLEAGLDAMIELVEHYATARK from the coding sequence ATGAGCGAGACGGCGGCCGCAGCGACGACTCGGCTGACCGCGCGCGGGCTCGCCACCCGGGAGCGGATCGTGACCGCGGCGGCGCAGCTGATGTTCGAGCGCGGCGTGGCGGGCACCAGCACCCCGGACGTGCGCGACGCCGCTGGGGTCAGCTCTTCGCAGATCTACCACTACTTCGCGGACAAAGGCGCCCTGACCAGGGCCGTCATCGAGCTGCAGACGACCAGGATCATCGGGGGCCAGAGCGAGCTGCTGTCCCGGCTCGACAGCTTCGCCGCCCTGCGCGCGTGGCGCGACGCGATCGTGGGGATCCAGCACGACCTGCAGTGCCAGGGCGGCTGCCCCCTGGCGACCCTCTCGGGCGAGCTAGCCGAACACGACGCCGCCGCGCGCGCCGCCATCGCCCGCAGCTTCACACTCTGGGCCGAAGCGATCCGCAACGGGCTCCAGCACATGATCGAGCACGGCGTGCTGCGCGAGGACGCCGACGCGCACCACCTGTCGCTCGCCATACTGGCCGCACTGCAGGGCGGGCTCGTCCTCGCCCAGGCGCAGCGCAACACCGAGGGCCTCGAAGCCGGTCTCGACGCGATGATCGAGCTCGTCGAGCACTACGCCACGGCGCGGAAGTAG
- a CDS encoding helix-turn-helix transcriptional regulator has protein sequence MDHTAAKTDPAPRVEGDDSGRWSLRQLCRATGFEVFRENLNSVFYPAKVEVREHAAPVLPSSHLSAAELKHLTVGYVCFGTETSVDPGALGAYHVNIPTFGAIESHCGPRGMIATPGHAAVFTPSEHTYLPRWAADAEQICVKISTRALEAELEGLLGHPVGTSVGFDLDFSLTSGAGRSWLSTVKLLLSELADPESLVHRSERHREHLESMVVDGLVLAHLHNYSAELYEPRPPARPRTIKRVLDVLDAEPERSWSLADLARHAGVSGRRVQQGFQEHLGMTPMTYLRRVRLERARQDLRASSGSVSDIANRWGFSNLGRFSRAYREQFGETPSATLRNAR, from the coding sequence ATGGACCACACAGCGGCGAAGACCGATCCGGCCCCGCGAGTCGAAGGTGACGACTCGGGGCGGTGGAGTCTGCGCCAGCTGTGCCGGGCGACTGGGTTCGAGGTCTTCCGCGAGAATCTGAACAGCGTCTTCTACCCCGCGAAAGTCGAAGTGCGGGAACACGCCGCCCCGGTGCTCCCGAGCTCCCACCTCAGCGCGGCGGAGCTGAAGCACCTCACCGTCGGGTACGTCTGTTTCGGAACCGAAACCAGCGTCGACCCGGGGGCTCTGGGTGCCTACCACGTCAACATCCCGACGTTCGGGGCCATCGAGTCGCACTGCGGGCCGCGCGGGATGATCGCGACACCGGGGCACGCCGCGGTGTTCACCCCGTCGGAGCACACGTACCTGCCGCGCTGGGCGGCCGACGCCGAACAGATCTGCGTCAAGATCTCCACCCGGGCTCTGGAGGCGGAGCTGGAGGGCCTCCTCGGTCACCCGGTGGGCACCTCCGTCGGGTTCGATCTCGATTTCTCCCTCACGTCGGGCGCCGGGCGAAGCTGGTTGTCCACAGTGAAGCTCCTGCTGTCCGAGCTGGCCGATCCGGAAAGCCTGGTCCACCGCTCGGAGCGGCATCGCGAGCACCTGGAATCCATGGTCGTCGACGGCCTGGTGCTCGCCCACCTCCACAACTACTCGGCCGAGCTGTACGAACCGCGGCCACCGGCCCGTCCGCGCACGATCAAGCGAGTGCTGGACGTCCTCGACGCGGAGCCGGAGCGGTCCTGGTCGCTCGCCGACCTGGCCCGCCACGCCGGCGTCAGCGGCCGGCGAGTGCAGCAGGGCTTCCAGGAACACCTGGGTATGACCCCGATGACCTATCTGCGGCGCGTCCGCCTCGAACGCGCACGGCAGGACCTGCGGGCGAGCTCGGGTTCCGTGAGCGACATCGCCAACCGCTGGGGGTTCTCGAACCTCGGGCGTTTCTCCCGCGCCTACCGCGAGCAGTTCGGCGAAACACCGTCGGCCACGCTGCGGAACGCGCGGTAG
- a CDS encoding acyl-CoA dehydrogenase family protein, with protein MTLTSNAAESSATAAGLERELVGRATELVPMIREHAAESSANRAVVPQVMKALEDAELFKLFVPKRFGGHGVGMRTTMEVLSEIGRGDGSTAWAASLLNVCTWFATTFSLQAQHDVFGENPNAKVSGIFTPGSKAERVDGGYLLSGRWPYSSGSFAADWAALGIALSVEPGQDPRALALVPKEAWTIDPTWYVAGMQGSGSDTIVVEDHFVPDHRIQPFADMQQARYLTPYQAEEQNSNMAFIAVAALVLISPQLGLARHALEITRKKLGGKPVAYTVYREARNSPAHQLGVAKAATNINLAHLLARAAADEIDAWAADRRLPDIETRARIRNDTGVVAELVNSGIDSLMTANGAGSFADVNVLNRIWRDAAIGARHAYVTPEVGKEVYGRVLLGTEDALTMDI; from the coding sequence ATGACACTCACCAGCAATGCCGCTGAGTCCTCAGCGACCGCAGCCGGCCTGGAACGCGAACTCGTCGGGCGGGCGACCGAGCTCGTGCCGATGATCCGGGAGCACGCGGCGGAGTCGTCCGCCAACCGGGCCGTGGTGCCGCAGGTGATGAAGGCCCTGGAGGACGCGGAATTGTTCAAGCTCTTCGTCCCGAAGCGCTTCGGTGGCCACGGCGTCGGAATGCGGACCACGATGGAGGTCCTGTCGGAGATCGGCCGTGGTGACGGCTCGACGGCGTGGGCCGCGTCTTTGCTGAACGTGTGTACCTGGTTCGCCACGACCTTCTCGCTCCAGGCGCAGCACGATGTCTTCGGCGAGAACCCGAACGCGAAGGTCTCGGGCATCTTCACCCCGGGTTCGAAGGCCGAACGCGTCGACGGCGGTTACCTCCTCAGTGGACGGTGGCCCTACTCCTCGGGCTCGTTCGCGGCCGACTGGGCGGCACTCGGGATCGCGTTGTCGGTCGAACCCGGCCAGGACCCGAGGGCGCTGGCGCTCGTGCCGAAGGAAGCGTGGACGATCGACCCGACCTGGTACGTCGCGGGCATGCAGGGCTCCGGCAGCGACACGATCGTCGTGGAAGACCACTTCGTGCCCGATCACCGGATCCAGCCGTTCGCGGACATGCAGCAGGCCCGGTACCTGACCCCGTACCAGGCCGAAGAGCAGAACTCCAACATGGCCTTCATCGCGGTCGCCGCACTGGTTCTCATCTCACCGCAGCTGGGCCTCGCCCGGCACGCGCTGGAGATCACGCGCAAGAAGCTCGGGGGCAAGCCAGTCGCCTACACCGTGTACCGGGAGGCACGGAACTCCCCCGCGCACCAGCTCGGCGTGGCGAAGGCGGCGACGAACATCAACCTCGCCCACCTTCTCGCGAGGGCGGCCGCCGACGAGATCGATGCCTGGGCCGCCGACCGTCGTCTGCCCGACATCGAGACCCGCGCACGAATCCGGAACGACACGGGCGTCGTCGCGGAGCTGGTGAACTCGGGGATCGACTCGCTGATGACGGCCAACGGCGCCGGCTCGTTCGCGGACGTCAACGTGCTGAACCGGATCTGGCGCGACGCGGCCATCGGCGCCCGGCACGCCTACGTCACCCCCGAGGTCGGCAAAGAGGTCTACGGCCGGGTCCTGCTGGGCACCGAAGACGCGCTCACGATGGACATCTGA